The Mytilus galloprovincialis chromosome 3, xbMytGall1.hap1.1, whole genome shotgun sequence genomic interval ATCTTTCAGACAAAATGTActtaaaaatagatatttacatGTAGAAAAGGTTATAAACTATACTGACATATTGGATGCTCTGTTTtccttaatataatataattagCATAAAGATACAACAGCTGAACACATGTTGGAGAGACAAATTATAAGAAAAGAAAGGTTAATATGGAaaagtttcaaatcaataatTTGACATGTGACACTTGGTTTTACAGAGATATTTAGAATACATTAAGTAATATAACTAAATAAATTGTAGTCATCTTTAGAATTATTGCAATAGTAAGTATTAAAGCAGCAATATTAATGGTACTGTTAAATGATCGATATTGTTATATAATCAGATGTTATTAGATTTATTTACAACAAGTggtaattcaaatatatatatattgttttacagAGAATGAAAATGGACCATGAGTCAGAGATTAACAAGATGAGCAAAAATGTGCCAGTTTATAGATGATAGAATAAGAGAAGCATGAAAGATGAGCATGTTGCACTGCTcccatagacatgatagaagtgATGCGGTTCAGAAAAAAGCGAAATGTAATTCTTTGTCTACTTGGTGTATTTGCATTGACAACCATAGTTGTTATTGGTCCTTTTAATGATCTAGAAAATACTGCAAATTTACAATTTGTCTGGAAAGCCACTTTCCCAACACTGGGGTATTTTGAAAAATCTAAATCAGATCAAAGAGTTAATCTTCAAGATCTTGGTGTGACAggaaaaagagatatttcaaCTACATGTCAGTTTCCTCGACTTTCTCTTTATAATGATGCAAATAAAGACAAGTTTGAGACTTTGGACCCTTTAGTTTGCAGCTATGGTAACGACTTATTTAATTTGGAAAATGGGattgtgaaaattaataaaactgtTTTAAAGACATCCACTGATAATGCAAAGATAGAAAAATGTGAATATTTAGCAATAGAGAGGGTACATGATGACTACTTCACCTATACTGAACCagttgtaaaagaaaaacatccATTTGATATGATCATTCAACATGATTTTATACAAGTAAAATGTAACTTATTTAACCCTGAGGAAGAGGCTGCTAAAATCAGGGTAAATAAAACAACAGCTAGAACGTCTAGTGATTTGAGTGAAGTAACAGACATTGAGGAATGGTATAGACAAGATAGTCCATTCTTGTATCAGGAAGATGATATGGGCAAAGAAGAAAATTTTGACTTTGATCAATTTATAGTTCAAATATACCCAAAACCAGAAGTTCTGAAAAGAACAAGTAGTGTACCATCTGACCATGGAACTGGACTGAACGTTCTTATTATAGGTCTAGACTCATTATCTCATTTGTCCTTCCAGAGACTACTACCATTGACATACAGCTACTTCCGTGATGAATTAGATTTTACAATACTGAATGGATATAATATTTTAGGTGATGGTACAACAGCAAATGTGATTCCCTTACTCACAGGTAAATACAATTGTAATAACTATAAgactaaaacaaaaacacaaaatattgtatcagtataaagaatagaaaaacaaaggatatggggtaaaGTTCTATCCATGACACTTAATCAGTTCATGCacaacaacataaaaaaagacaCGAGAAGCCAgaaaatatttggttttgaactAAATGTACTTGTCAATTTCACAGAAAATATGCTATtacctatatatatttttattttattccaaaACTTTCACTCTAAATTTGGTCTTTTTATATATCTGGACACATAAAATAAGAATGAATGTCACATGAAAACCTTCCAAAAGTATATTACACATGAACTATCGATGTGGAAAAATTACATCATTCCAAACCTTtctttttacaggtaaaatagAAATGGAACTTCCAGAGGTAAGGAAACATATGTTTGAATCAGGATACGTTGATAAGTACCCATTTATTTGGAAAGAATTTGAAAAGCATGGATATGCAACAGTATATGCAGAAGATGAACCTTCTATTGGCACATTTAATTTGAGACTAAATGGTTTTGAAAAACAACCAACTGATCATTACATGAGACCTTTTTGGCAAGCTGTGTGGCAGTCAACTTTACGTGAAATCAGTCCACGATATTGTACCGGTCATACACCTCATCATCATTATTTACTAGgatatataaaagattttttcATCAAATACAAAAGTATGCCAAAATTTGCCTTTCTATTCATGGCTGAATTAACACATTGGAAAAATGATCCTGGTCAATATTTAGATTCAGATTTGAAGAAATTTTTCCAATGGTTCAAACATTCTGGTGAATTAGAAAAGACAGTTGTCATAGTGATGGCAGATCATGGTGCTAGATATGGGAAAGTAAGAAGTACTGTTCAAGGAAAAATTGAAGAACGAATGCCAATGATGTCTATACGATATCCAATTGAGTTTCTTGAAAAACACCCCATgctattaaaaaatttaaaattgaataaagaCAGATTAGTGACACCATTTGATATTTATGAAACTGTTGCAGATGTGTTAGATAAATCAAGATTTTCTCCTACATCACCTGCAGAATCACACAGAATAAGCTTGTCACAAGAAATTTCATTCAATAGGACTTGTAAAGATGCCCACATAGATACACATTGGTGTTCATGCTTGTCTCGACTTCAACAACATATTGACAATGAATATGTCAAAAAGATAGCTGATAAACTAGTTGCATATATAAACAGATTAACACTTCCTGTTAGAAAACACTGCAGAAAACTGGAGCTGAAAGAAATAAAGTCAGCATATCTAATGATTCCAAATGAAAAGGTTTGTACCAGTACTGTTGTTCATGTTAAGATGTTATCTTAGCATGAAACAACCCACACCAGTGACATGTCTATTCAAAGCACTAATAATTAACTCATTATATTGATTCTGTAATAAAATTtgcttataattttatatttgcatGCATATACAAAAGACAaatagattatctcccttttattctAGACcctatactacatgtactaggaAGAAACAACCCATCCCTTGCACACCAGTGGCACGTCAATTTAAAGCACTGAAAACCCATATGGTATTAATTCTTTATATAATATgctgatattttaatatttacatgtatttatttaccaaaaaacaaatagGTTATCTCCCTAATACAAGCTAAAGAATACCAAATTTTACTAAAATCTGTAACATAGCCCATAATGGCCATTTATAACTTGACCATAAATTAAAGTAAGCAATAATTCTTAATGTATATACTCAATACAAATTTCACTCATTTGTGGATTTGTGGGTATAGTTTTTGTGAAATTGTATTTTTGAGAATTGTATTAAGTAATAaacaactatcatgactatgtttTAGGTACTGAAGTTTGTACGAGAGAAAGACCAGGATTACAGATATGCCAATTTCAGTAAAGATGCTTTGTTAGACATAGCTCATTATGAAGTCACCATAGAAACTCATCCTCAGAATGGACTTTTTGAAGCAACTGCAGTAGTGAACTTTAAAGAAGGAAGTGTAAAACTCAATCCAGATATTAGTCGATTAGATTTATATGGTCAACAACCATTATGTGTTCAGAAACGATATCCTGACTTGAGGAAATTTTGTCTGTGTAAAAATTACAAGTTATCAGAGGGaatttaattattaattaaaagGGGGAAAATATATTTGAATCTCGGGGCAGCtacttattatatattatattatttattatgttttatgaacAATATAAGGGGAATTGCAGAAAAATGAATTTATGTATATGTCCTTCATATCTTTTATATATCATTCTTTTCATTGAAATTACATAAATAAGCATTACAggcaatttctaaaattaaactacacataaaaaagaaaatgtggtatgataatgccataagagaccaaaatgtatACTTGTATACTTATAAGCTTCTtaatcaataaattcaaaaggtTCGTTTCTTTTGATTCTGAACTGATTAAAGTAAATAGCATGTTTTTCTGCATTATGTATTAATGTGATATACCTGGATTTGACaatctatttataaaaaatgaaacaatttttatttaaacacaTTCATTATGTTAAAAAGAATAAGATCCAAATACATTTCAATTTGACATTTTCACATTAAATCTACACATATTGCAACATTTTTCTACTAGTTGAGTAAAGTTTTTTGTAGTAGTGTGAATTAGATTATTATGATGTTGACCTTAGTTTTaccattttgttttgtattctaAGTTGTCatgaaattacaatattttgaCATTCAAATAGAATATTATATAGATCTGTGCCATggctttgaatttttcaaatatgtagaatttataattatttctgtgatcTCAGTCCATTATTTTAGTTTGAATCCATTAAGACAAGATTGttactttttctttttgtttttaaactatACTTATCATAATAATTGTGCAACATATTCAtctaaatatttctatttttatgggTCCATGATTTCCACTGCCTGTTTAAGAGTCAGGATTGTGATAGATTTAAATGTGAATGGATACtgctttttaaaatttgtttcagTCACATGTGATATGTGTCCATTTCTTCACAGTATTTTTAGAATATAAATTTCTATAAGAAATCctgtttttttaaaatgttttgaattgaAGAATCATATATATGAACATTTAGTGAAAGTCCAGCAATTTTTGgtgcatttttttgtattttaatttatacaatGAAATATTAGTTGTAACAACTGGTTGTTATTTTATAGTgtcttatatttttgttaatgcaGTATTTTATTTGATGTCTTTGATATTCTATAGTTGTATTGCATTAATTTTGTCATTGTGCTATATAATGATATCTAGATATGATTCTGGAACTGACAAATTAACTGTCATATGTAGAATGTTCTTACATACAACCTGAAATAATTAGTATCAAAATGAATAGATTTCATTATTTACTTAAGGCAAAGTATATGTAAGTGTGTGAAGAATATCAGAGGTATGTAATTCAGTTAtaataaaatacttaaaaaaGGTTATAACAAATATTGGGTATTTGGTATTTTCCTTGAAAAGATAAAGGTTGTCAAAAATGTTCTTATTTAATTAATGCATTTGGTATCTTCCAGTGAAAGACATCAGTTCCCTAAATTTAATTTGAAGCAATaccaaacaaattttgttttgtatttctcttCTGAAAATTTGAGCAAAATGCTAAGGTTAAGTATTATTGCACAAGATTAATGCAACTTCCTGAGCTGTTGTTTTTACATTGCAATATGAAttcttcaaatatatattttataccaCCTGGTACATGACTTTTGGCAAGCTGTTAGTTATTGCTgtgttatatattatatcattATTTAATAGGTAAGTGCCTTAACTGTactgattttgttatatatattgtatcaTTATTTAATAGGTAAGTGCCTTAACTGTactgattttgttatttgatctTTTATGTACATTATACAAGTCTATTTACGGATATTGAAAAAGTGAGTGGGTtgagattgaaaaaaataatatattcaaCCTGACCAaatatttatgtgcctgtccctaatAAGTCTGGAATCTTAGTTAGTTAATGTCTTTTGATATTTCATCTTTTTCTCACTTGGTGGCCCTCTGTCTTTCAGTGTAAACTTTTGATAAAATGTTTCCTATATAACTACTGGGGCAAATGTTACAAAACTTTACCCAAATGTTCCATAGTGActctaattttaaaattatctaaTGATTTCATGTATCAAACATGGTTGAGGTTGCTTAAAAGAGAATGCAGGGGGTAAAATCcagtttttgttttatacatttgtatctcTAAAACTAAAGCAGTTTGAACAAACCTGACATAAAGGATAAAGGATTAACTGTTCCAAGGTCTATctaagtttcaatttttaataaaaaaatgataacctatttttgagttattgcccCTGTAATTTAATTTCTAGCAGatttcagtttttggcttaaatcTCAAAAGTAAAACAGTTACTGACAGCAGAACTGACAAAGGGTAAAATGATCAACAGTCTTGAACAGATCAAGGTTTATctattacaaaattaataaacaGTTAAATCAGACATTTTTTGGTTCCTTCACCTGAAACAGACAGAAACTTATTACCAAAAATGGTCAGCAAAATAAGATCAACAAAGAAGACAACTTGGCCAAATAGCATAAaaggtaccaattttactgcattAGATGTGTATTTCTACATTAATGTGTCTACAGTAATGCTCTAGGCCATACATAATATTTGAATATCCAAAACTGAATACAAACCCAGAAGAGCTGATCATACCAATTCTTCCTTATTCATATGATCAAAAAACCATTTTATTGGACCTTTTTTGTTTTTacggttcatgtctgtcatatttgtttttcacaaATTATAgtgttataaattaggctgttagttttctaaaTTGATTAGATCCATATTTTTCATGCCTTGGCTTTTTAATGTCGACTATACAATATGggtttttctaattgttgaaggctgtacagttgccTATCATGCCTAtattgcttacattcacttcatttgaactttggcgGATAATTGtctcatggcaatcataccacatctccttattttataattttaaaatgtataatgttAATACCTGTTATAAGTTGTCATTTTATGACAGGGATTTTGCTAATAAAAATATGGAActtttgttgttgaatttattaaactttttaatatgagttatatttatatatttctgagtttagtttgacgtccattttTGGTGAAttagtatacattattgttcaGGAACCAGCTGAAACCAATCTAAGGTGG includes:
- the LOC143067743 gene encoding uncharacterized protein LOC143067743; this encodes MIEVMRFRKKRNVILCLLGVFALTTIVVIGPFNDLENTANLQFVWKATFPTLGYFEKSKSDQRVNLQDLGVTGKRDISTTCQFPRLSLYNDANKDKFETLDPLVCSYGNDLFNLENGIVKINKTVLKTSTDNAKIEKCEYLAIERVHDDYFTYTEPVVKEKHPFDMIIQHDFIQVKCNLFNPEEEAAKIRVNKTTARTSSDLSEVTDIEEWYRQDSPFLYQEDDMGKEENFDFDQFIVQIYPKPEVLKRTSSVPSDHGTGLNVLIIGLDSLSHLSFQRLLPLTYSYFRDELDFTILNGYNILGDGTTANVIPLLTGKIEMELPEVRKHMFESGYVDKYPFIWKEFEKHGYATVYAEDEPSIGTFNLRLNGFEKQPTDHYMRPFWQAVWQSTLREISPRYCTGHTPHHHYLLGYIKDFFIKYKSMPKFAFLFMAELTHWKNDPGQYLDSDLKKFFQWFKHSGELEKTVVIVMADHGARYGKVRSTVQGKIEERMPMMSIRYPIEFLEKHPMLLKNLKLNKDRLVTPFDIYETVADVLDKSRFSPTSPAESHRISLSQEISFNRTCKDAHIDTHWCSCLSRLQQHIDNEYVKKIADKLVAYINRLTLPVRKHCRKLELKEIKSAYLMIPNEKVLKFVREKDQDYRYANFSKDALLDIAHYEVTIETHPQNGLFEATAVVNFKEGSVKLNPDISRLDLYGQQPLCVQKRYPDLRKFCLCKNYKLSEGI